In Saccopteryx bilineata isolate mSacBil1 chromosome X, mSacBil1_pri_phased_curated, whole genome shotgun sequence, the genomic window GCTTGTAGCTAACATGAAGTTGGACACAGTCCAGCTCTGCAATGTACCCTGCCCCCACCTTGTTTGAACAGTCTGTCCTCCCAGGCACATCAGGGACTGGAGTAGGAACTGAGGCAAGGAGCTTCCATTTCAAGCCGGAAGCTGGGTGTTCTGCTGCGAAGGCGCAGCCGCGAGCGGGCTGTGTGCAGCCAATAACTTCTTCCCGCCATCAGCTCACTACCCAGTTTGCACCACGGCAGAAGCAGAAGCGTGGTGGCTCTGGTGCTTGAGCCAGAGGGATCTGGCCTGCAGGGATCTGCAGCAGGTATGGAGTGAGATCCTGGATACAGAGAGCAacctgttaatattttttaaaatttatttgttgactttagcgaaagaggaagggaaaaagagagagaaagagaaaccttgGGTTAGAGGTTGAGCTTCAGTGGGGGTGGGGCATGGCAGTGGGTGGGTTTGAAGCAACCTAAATTGCAGGGCTTCCCGCCCCAAAGACTCGTGCCATCTTCCTTGTCAATCCAAAGGCCGGTGGTTATAGGTTTCCCCTAAAATGGGTTACTACTAAACCATGCTCTGCTGTTTCCAGGCACAGTGACTATCCTGAGAACTGCAGAGGAACCTATTCCACATCTAACCTTTTCCAGAGCCATTGCAATTTGCACACTCAGAACAGATGGCTCTCGGCCTTTCCTTGGAGAGAAAATAACTTTGGCCCTTCCTCACCTGGCATCTGCCAACATCCAGTGGCCAGAATAGGGGGTGCTTAAGGAAGAGGGTATGTAAAGGGGGCATTGGGCAGTGGGAATGGGAGGCTTGGGGGTAAGAGTTGGGCTTACATCAGGGCAGggttttcaggggtccccaaactacggcctgcaggccgcatgcggccccgaggccatttatccaccccgccgcacttccggaagaggcacctctttcattggtggttagtgagaggagcatagttctcattgaaatactggtcagtttgttgatttaaatttacttgttctttattttaaatattgtatttgttcccgttttgtttttttactttaaaataagatatgtgcagtgtgcatagggatttgttcatagttttttttatagtccggtcctccaacggtctgaggaacagtgaactggccccctgtgtaaaaagtttggggacccctggtttaggttaAGATAGGGCTTAGGTGGAGGCAGGGTTTGTTTAAGAGGGGGAATTTGAGTGGCAGGAGTAGAACTTGGTTAGGGGCAGGGATTGAACTACTGGGTGGAGCTTGGCGTCAGGGCTTGCGTTTACGTGGGGGTGGGACTTGGTGGGAGCAGGATTAGGTAAGGGTGGAATGTGAGTGGCAGGAATGGGACTTATGTAAGAGCAGGAATTGAGCAGTGTGGCTGAAGCGAGGCATCAGGGGTTGGACTCGGTGGGGACAGGGCATGGGAGGGGTGAAAAGTGAGTTGTAGGGGTAGGACTTGGATGGGAATGGGCTTGAGCTGTGGGGTCAGGTCTTGATGGGTGGGCCTTGGGTTAGAGGTTGAGCTTCAGTGGGGGTGGGGCATGGCAGTGGGTGGGTTTGAAGGCAGTGGAGGTGGCGTGGAATTGAGGGTGGGccaatcttaaaataagattcCTTCCGCTCTAGCGGTGGACCCCCTGGGAGTAGTTTGTTGTACCTGCATTAACTCGGCAGATTTAGAGTTGGTACAGCCTGAGCAGGGGCACATTGGTCAGAACTCTAGCTCTGTCTTTTCTTACAGATCCAGTGGAGCAGTAGCCCCTGTCCTGGGGCTAGGAAATACCTGACTGTGCACAGAGCTAGAGCTAACTGTTGAGTACCAGCGGAATCCCCGTATCTGCACCACCAAAGGACCCAGTGTGGATCAACTGTGAGGTGGGCTTATGTTGGGAGGGGCCTCTGTAACCCTGGCAaagagcaggagggggaggggatgccTACCAAGGTGTACAGACTGCAGAGTAGAGTCACAACTAGAGTGAGAGTTGTGTCTCCTGTAGTGTGGCACTGGTGACCCTTTCTGGGtcgctttatttaaaaaaaaaaattttttttaatgtatttttgcttccttactattttctttttttaatatttatttcttcattttagagagaaagaggaacataaatttgttgttccaccaatttctgcattcattggttacttttttttttttttgtatttttctgaagctggaaacggggaggcagttagacagactcccgcatgcgcccgaccgggatccacccggcatgcccaccagggggcgatgctctgcccatccggggcgtcgctctgttgcgaccagagccactctagtacctaaggcagaggccatggagccatctccagcgcccgggccatctttgctccaatggagccttggctgcgggaggggaagagagagacagagaggaaggagagggggaggggtggagaagcagatgggtgcttctcctgtgtgccctggccgggaatcaaacccgggacttccgcacgccaggccgacgctctaccactgagccaaccggccagggcccattggttacttcttgtatgtgccctgactggagatcaaacccaccaTCTTGGTGAATTGAGTGGACGCTCTAACCAATTTACTTACCTGGCCagggttaatattttttttaatttatttgttgactttagagaaagaggaagggaaaaagagagagagagagaaacatcagtttgttgttccacttatttatatattcattggttcattcttgtatgtgccctgactgcagatggaaccctcaaccttggtatattgaggatactccaaccaactgagctatctggccagggctctgggtcCCTTTTCTGTTCCTGATTTTAGCTCTTACACAATTTAAAATCCTAAGCACTTCATTTTTGAGCATTAAATCCTTGctgctcatcccccccccccccgccccatctcACTTCCCTCAACCCCCTTTGTTGATAGGACATTTCATTGGTTGGAAGTCAGTGACATCACCTGTTGCTCCTGGAGGACCTTAACCTTACCACATAACACCCTGTTGGTGATAGAAACCCATGGTCCTCCACTGTTCTTGGTATCCATGACAACACTGCAGCTTTCCACACCCACCAGTTTAATTGCATTGCGCAGAACTCCAGCCATGTCATCTGTCCAGCATTttctgagaaagagaggaactctgcatctccctcctctcacctttgcTCTGGTAAAGGGAAACAGGTTCCCTGAGCCTGCGCAGCCTTGTGCCGGGGAGTAGGATATTCTTCTGCTTGTGAAGGGCTTTGCCGGTGTCCCCAGGCATCAGGCCCTGCCTCCTGACACTGGCGTTTTCACCACAGGCACCTGCAGCATGTGCAGCAGAGTCCTTGGACTTTGAGGAGGAACCCGCAACAGGAAGAGGTCAGTAGGGAGGGGATGAAGTGGAGGGAGCTTGGACTGGGGAAACTCGCACTACACTCTATACTCCACCAAATGATTAGGGGAGCACTGGGAAGCAGGGACTGAATCCCTATGTGTGGAGGtgtgggcagaggaggggctcgtagtgggggtgggaggcagccAATAACGATGCTTTTATCCTATTTGCATTACAGGCTGTGGAATCGTGGGACTCTTATTTGTACTTGGCATTGACTCAAAATTAACTGAGTCTTGGTCAAACTCTGCGAGCATATTACTATCCCTAGCGTTAGATCGGTCCATAGAAAGTGAGGGCAATGGCCGTGGCACTGTTAGAGGACTGGTGCAAGGGGATGGATCTGGACCCCAGGAAGGCCCTGCTGATTGTGGGGATCCCTATGGAGTGTACTGAGGATGAAATTAAAGAGACTGTGAGGGCAAGCTTACAGCCCCTGTGTCCATACAAGGTGCTGGGAAGAATGTTCAGAAGGGAAGACAATGCTAAGGCAGTCTTCATCGAATTGGGCGACACTGTCAATTATGCTACAATGCCCAGTAAGATACCAGGAAAAGGAGGTGCCTGGGAAGTGGTGGTAAAACCTCGTAACCCAGATGATGAATTCCTCAATAGGCTCAGCTACTTCCTGAAGGATGAGGGCCGGAGAATGGTGGATGTGGTCAGAGCCCTGGGGTGTAGCACTCCCACTGAGGGCAGGGAGCCAGAGGATGTTTCCCCAGTCAAAGAGATAGATTTGCCACCTCCAAAGGAAAGCACGTGGTACCGAAAACTCAAAATGTTTTCGGGAACTGCCTCTCCAGGCCCAGGGGAAGAGAACTTTGAAGTCTGGCTGGAGCAGGTCACTGAGGTGATGCAGATGTGGCAAGTGTCTGAGGTGGAAAAGAGGCGGCGTTTGCTGGAGAGCCTACACGGTCCTGCCCTATCTGTCATGCGGGTGCTCCGGGCCAACAATGACTCTATAACTGTGGAGCAATGCTTGGACGCCCTGAAGCAGCTCTTTGGGGATAAAGAGGACTATAGAACCTCACAGTTTAAGTTCCTCCAGACCTTTCAGAATATTGGCGAGAAAATCTCTGCATTTTTGGTGCGCTTAGAGCCCCTGCTGCAGAAATCCGTACAGCACAGCCCCTTGTCATTGCGAAGTGCTGATATGATTCGCCTGAAACACATCCTCACTAGGGCCAACATGAACAACACCCTCCGGGGCAAGCTCGAGCTCCTGGATCAGCGAGGTTGTCCTCCCACTTTTCTGGAGTTAATGAAGCTTGTTCGAGATGAAGAGGAGTGTGAGACCACCATGGCAGCGGAGAAGCAGAAGCAACGTTTTATAGGAAAGGGCCACAAAGCCTCCAAAAGACAGGTATCAGAAGAAACCAGTGTTCCTGCACCTCAGGTCACCATTCAGGCCAGGTCATTTTGTGAAAGCGGTACTCAGACCGCTCAGGAAGGGATTGCCCTGCCATTGAAGCACATGAAACTGTCCTACTGTAGTGAAGACGAAGGCCAAAGCCAGGCCACATGCCCTATGGTCGAAAACCAACCACCAGCAAAGCAGAGGCCTCAGCTTGCCGCAGAAGAGTTGGGAAACGAAGTGGGGGCCGGGGCTATGGGCCACCCCGAGCCCTAGGAAACGTAGGCTCAAAACATCCAGGCTCCCTTTCCTCTAGCAGGCAGCAGAAAGATTCCAACAAGGGAAAGGAGCATTCAACACAAACAGAGTACTTGAgtggggcagaggggcaggaggGTAGTCAGGCCCAGGCCAGGCCCCCTTGTCCTCCACCAGCTGAAAGGGACTCCACCCACGAAGCGAAACTCGGCTCAGGCAGAGACAAGCACAGGGCCCTGAAGAGGCACCGGCAACACAAGCAGGGGGCCACCACAGCCAGCTCATGGTGTGCTCTCACCACGGGTGGGGACCCCACCATGGCGGAGGCTGAAGGAGTAGCAGCTGGGGGCTCTGGCATTGGCCCCTACACCTGGCTACCCCCAAACACCCACCCTGTGGGCCCAAAACAAAACATGCCGACAGGCCCCCAGGTCACAAGGGACCCGGAGGAGCCTGCCCCAGAGCCACCCCTGCCAGAAGAAGCCAGCACTGGTGAGGAAGAGCGGCACAGCAGAGAAGTGGTGGCCCCCCGAAGGGGAGGCCGCAGGGTCCTGCCCGTCTTCAAGATTATCTACACTGCTCTAGGGGAGCCCCAGGAAGGCAGTACCCTTGAGCCCCTGCGCAAGTGAGGCCAGGAGAGCCCGGTGCCAGCCTGCAGGCAGACGTTTTCCTCTGCAGCCTGGAAGGGTATGGGGGCAGGGAGATCCCCAGGGGAGACCCTAGGGCTCAGCCTGGCAGGGGGATGCTGAGTACTTGGGATAGTATCCGACAGCTGGTTTTGGTGGGAGTGGGTGTGCAGTGAAACTTGTTCTAaagcaggaggagaaaggaggagaggtggagataGTGGAGAAAGATAACTAGGAGTAGAAGGAAGCAAAGgtgagcaggagaggaggagggggcgtTGTTGGGGAGGGTggtgtgttttcttctttttgtttgtgcAGGGCCACTGGAGATCTGGAGAGAACAGGCAGGAGAACGGGGCTGGCTTGGCAAACCGCCACTCTGCAGCTGCCAATTCCAAGTCCAGCCCCAGACCCAAACCCTGCCAACTTGGGCAGCCAGCCTGGGGCTGAGCAGCCTTCCCAGACCGAGGTGAGGGGCACCTGAAGATGTCTGCCTTCTGCACAGAACTGGAAGAAGGGGTCATCTCAAGGGTGCCAGCTACCTGGGATTCCCAGTGCGGGAGTCCTATTCTCCATCCCCTGGGACGGGCTGCTCCCTGTACTGGGAGGCCCCCACCCCATTTCTCTGTAGGCCCCATAGCAACCCACAGGTCAAGTAATACCCCTCCCCCATCACATCATGATTCATGTGCTGAATCACCAGGTGTGGGTGAACCCAGTGGTTTCCTGGCCTATGTACTGGGGCAGCCACCTCTCAGCCCCAGCATGTGCTGTGAGCTCCGCTGCCAGCCAAGGCTCTGCTTTTGTCCTGTGTTGTGAGCTTAACCTCTGCTTTCTCAGTGTACATTTAGGTTAACTGCTTCTTGTTTTTGTGGGATATGTATGTTCTCTGACTAGTTCCCCACCATTCCCCAACCCTTAAGACCTAGACTCTAGTTTTCGTAAACAGTGGTAAGGACTGACATGGGTGTGGTCGGCACTCACCCAGTGACGTCAGGAAGGAAGAACGACCCAGGACAGAAGGCGGCTGCTGGAGGTTCCACGGAGACTGTGCTCTGATGTGCCACCTTGTTTGATGTGACCCAGTTTCCTCGGCATGGTGGAGTGTCCCCTGCTGTGTTTTCCAGTGTCCTGTGTCTGTCCTGTGCAGGCCATAGGGCAGGGCCAGGACCCAGCATGTTGTCCAGAGGGGGAGCGGAGCCCTGCAGTGAGTGGACATCGCCAGCGACCAGGGGGACTATGGCGGGAGGGTCACGGCATGGTGGGCAGCTGAGACACTTCGTCAGGGACCCCAGGAGGAGGGAGTGGCATGACCTATGGGCTCTGGTGGCTGTTAGAAGTTCCTCTCTGTGTTGTCATTCCCTTCCATGGtttaagttaatgtttctctTCAATAAACTTTGTTGAATGTTTCAGCTGAGTTTCACTTCTGCTGTGGCCAATTAAGGGGAGGATCTCCTGGGGGTAGGGTTGGAAGGCGTAAGTGGCCCGGAGCTCCAAGTCAGCATTGGGGTATGGTGGCAGCAGGGTCCACGAGTGCTATGAAGTTCTCTGGGCTGGACACAGTAGGTGAGGAACTTGCAGGCACAGGCAGTATCTGTATGGGTCTCCAGGAAGCTCTGGGATTCACCAGGAATAAGTAGGTTCGACtttgaagagaagggaagggatagCAGGCAGACACGGGAAGCTTGGCGGGGGTGTGGGAGCTTAGGGTGCCCAGTCAGGTCAAGGAGGTCGTGTGCAGTCCCAGAGACTAGCTGTCCCCGAAAGGCCTAAGTGTAGGGTCAGATGCTCCTGCCAGGTGCtcagtgtaggactgggatgaggTGGGGTGCCTGCCTACCCATCCCTGATTAGCCTACCCCTGCCAGCTGACAAGTGGCCAGCCTTGGTGTAGCCACTGAGGGTTATTTTGGGGGCTGGGGGCATATGGTGGCTAAAGACAAAAGAATGtctgtgagggtgtgtgtgttgggCAATTGATAGGTTTTGAATCCTTCCAAGACTGGATAGCCACTTTCCCAACCCTCCTGTGGAGAAGAGACGAGAGGAGTGCCGGAGCCGGCCCTGGACCCTGGGGATCAGCTTCCTGGGCTGGCACAGAAAAGAGAGGTCCCTGGCCCCTGGAGGCCATTCCGCCCAGCAGTTTGTCTTCTCCCCATAGGGAGAGAATTTGGAAAGAAGTGAGTGAGCACTTTGCTCCTTGTCATCTCCTTCTTCCTTTGTCTATATTCAGTGGGGCCACCACCCCCAGGCCACTAACTCCTTCACCTAGAGTCAAAAGGGCAAGGTGCAAAGCCCAGGTGATTGCCAACCAGCTCCCCAGGCCTGGAGGAAAGGTCCAGGTCCTCTGTTACTATGCACCTGACATTAATCCCTAGCTAGGATTTGCCAGTACCTGGAAGCCCCTCTGCCCTATGAGCATTTCTCTACCCAAAGCCCTGGTCATTTGGGGGCGTCCTCTCAAGGTCACAATCCCCTTCTAGACCCCACTCCCTCCTGGAGCACAGAGCAGGGCCTGTTTTCTGAGCTGCTGGTCTCCAAAAGAAAGCAAGCATATCTTGATCTTCAACTTCTGGCTTCCAAAATcatgagacaatacatttctggtGTTTGAGCCACCCAGTCTAGTACCTTGTTATGGCAGACTGTGCAAACTCATACCACCCCTTTTCCACATATGACTCAGGGATACCTCCTCTTGTTTATCTGTGACAAGGCTAGACAAGGAGgaccctctagatcaggggtccccaaactttttacacagggggccagttcactgtccctcagaccgttggagggccggactataaaaaaaactatgaacaaatccctatgcacactgcacatcttattttaaagtaaaaaaacaaaacgggaacaaatacaatatttaaaataaacaagtaaatttaaatcaagaaactgatcagtatttcaatgggaactatgggcctgcttttggctaatgagatggtcaatgtgctcctttcattgaccaccaatgaaagaggtgccccttccggaagtgcagcgggggcggataaatggcctcagggggccgcatgtggcccgcaggccgtagtttggggacccctgctctagattttTGTACTTTGTCCTCTGATTAAATAAATTGCTCTTTACACTAATCAATAGGAACAGGGTGCGTGTTAACCAAAGTTTGGTTTAACTCCTTCCTGAAGACCCCTGAACTTTGGCGCACCCTCAGCCTGATCCAGCAGACAATTTGAACAGCCCTTCTAAGAACAGGCTGACCTCAGGTAAAACCTTCTCTGACCTACTTTTCTGTCctcattactttctttttaattttatttagaaaactaagttttaaggggtgacattgatcaaaaaggctaaataggtttcaggtaaatatttctatagcatttgaactattgattatgttctgtactcatcacccaaagtaaaatcattttctgtcaccgtatatttgtccctctttactcctttccctcctcccccttcccctggtaaccacttcatttttatctatgtccatgagtcagttttatatcccacctatatgtgacatcatataatttttttttctgaagctggaaacgaggagagacagtcagacagactcccacatgcgcccgaccgggatccacccggcacgcccaccaggggcaacgctctgcccaccagggggcgatgctctgcccctccagggcgtcgctctgccgcgaccagagccactctagcacctggggcagaggccaaggagccatccccagcgcccgggccatctttgctccaatggagccttggctgcaggaggagaagagagagacagagaggaaggagggggggtggagaagcaaatgggcgcttctcctatgtgccctggctgggaatcgaacccgggtcccccacacgccaggccgacgctctactgccaaccggccagggcacatcatataattcttagcattttctgatttacttatttcagtcaggATAATGTTCTCacggtctatccatgttgtcataaatagcaatatgttatttccttttttattttattttatttttttgtgacagacagagtcagagagagggaaagatagggacagacagacaggaagggagagagataagaagcatcagttcaaaaaaaaaaaagaagcatcagttcttttttgcagcactttagttgttcattgattgctttctcatatgtgccttgatcaggcagctatagcagactgaat contains:
- the LOC136317159 gene encoding paraneoplastic antigen-like protein 5, yielding MAVALLEDWCKGMDLDPRKALLIVGIPMECTEDEIKETVRASLQPLCPYKVLGRMFRREDNAKAVFIELGDTVNYATMPSKIPGKGGAWEVVVKPRNPDDEFLNRLSYFLKDEGRRMVDVVRALGCSTPTEGREPEDVSPVKEIDLPPPKESTWYRKLKMFSGTASPGPGEENFEVWLEQVTEVMQMWQVSEVEKRRRLLESLHGPALSVMRVLRANNDSITVEQCLDALKQLFGDKEDYRTSQFKFLQTFQNIGEKISAFLVRLEPLLQKSVQHSPLSLRSADMIRLKHILTRANMNNTLRGKLELLDQRGCPPTFLELMKLVRDEEECETTMAAEKQKQRFIGKGHKASKRQVSEETSVPAPQVTIQARSFCESGTQTAQEGIALPLKHMKLSYCSEDEGQSQATCPMVENQPPAKQRPQLAAEELGNEVGAGAMGHPEP